One part of the Malus sylvestris chromosome 2, drMalSylv7.2, whole genome shotgun sequence genome encodes these proteins:
- the LOC126605649 gene encoding LOW QUALITY PROTEIN: uncharacterized protein LOC126605649 (The sequence of the model RefSeq protein was modified relative to this genomic sequence to represent the inferred CDS: deleted 1 base in 1 codon): MTTLPEITDLFARLAIHLKIPNDTSFPPRTSKEDLDDAALDLSISELNQSLNPNGDSRVRVLDTVLSLMCFKAPQVFDSEIEYLVNTIAAVLLSSVRCKVFRYPKGEILLIGSSISQRDCGHLIEACADVLEKLEGHGKLSDSILCAIVRVASSASFYRHQLMPVLGVKSVDAKKTMISKLLCHLPREKFLENNKIPLRLLLWYLDPLILKRDISNILQETMERPFLCLSRKFHESNDWRSIITLLVLSPFMFVEARALLHRWFLVTGLASVLELLIQLVSTTLDVVSRPMFWGISAEVGAKLPFLKAYFPYNQPLLRTLVGPLSYDGLLQLVHNIKDPVPFAQKQLYPTFKPPTVKVATIDHKSIWSLAINFPDWFYLASALLFSEKSTHDSCHPECILAASKVGKTHEELPYVAAARYIAWILSPLGKSHHASLTDCLIKASESLGLKQFGSGSHDKEIHGYKKKLKNRNCVKRNLLPLQSGSMDSVIYTQGIAMKQVKQNHLVVLICRKMSCFGESH; the protein is encoded by the exons ATGACCACCTTACCGGAAATAACCGATCTCTTCGCCAGGCTCGCCATCCACCTCAAAATCCCAAACGACACGTCGTTTCCTCCTCGCACTTCCAAAGAAGACCTAGACGACGCAGCTCTGGATCTCTCGATTTCCGAGCTGAACCAATCTCTGAACCCCAACGGCGattctagggttagggttttggacaCGGTCCTATCTCTGATGTGCTTCAAAGCTCCCCAG GTTTTCGATTCGGAGATTGAGTATTTAGTGAATACAATTGCTGCGGTGTTGTTGTCTTCCGTTCGTTGCAAGGTTTTTCGGTATCCGAAAGGCGAGATTTTGCTGATTGGGAGCTCGATTTCTCAGCGGGATTGCGGGCATTTGATCGAAGCTTGTGCTGATGTTCTTGAGAAATTGGAGGGACATG GTAAGCTTTCGGATTCGATACTATGTGCCATTGTAAGAGTTGCAAGTTCTGCTTCTTTCTACCGGCACCAGTTAATGCCCGTTCTTGGCGTAAAATCAGTGGATGCGAAAAAGACCATGATCTCAAAGCTGCTCTGTCATTTGCCCAGAGAAAAATTCCTTGAGAACAACAAAATTCCATTAAG GCTGTTACTGTGGTATCTTGACCCTTTAATTTTGAAGCGCGatatttcaaacattttgcAAGAAACCATGGAAAGGCCATTCctttgtttgagtaggaaattTCATGAAAGTAATGATTGGCGCTCCATTATCACATTATTGGTACTTTCTCCCTTTATGTTCGTTGAGGCAAGAGCTTTGTTGCACCGGTGGTTTCTGGTGAC GGGTCTAGCTTCTGTGCTTGAGCTTCTAATTCAATTGGTTTCAACCACATTAGATGTGGTTTCAAGACCAATGTTCTGGGGCATATCAGCTGAAGTGGGAGCAAAGTTACCATTTTTGAAGGCTTATTTTCCGTACAACCAACCATTGTTAAGGACCTTGGTTGGACCCCTCTCCTACGATGGTCTCCTACAATTAGTGCACAACATAAAGGATCCGGTCCCTTTTGCCCAGAAACAACTTTATCCGACTTTTAAGCCACCCACAGTGAAGGTTGCAACAATTGATCATAAATCTATCTG GTCTCTGGCCATCAACTTCCCAGATTGGTTCTACCTTGCTTCTGCATTGCTCTTCTCAGAGAAAAGTACTCACGACAGTTGCCATCCAGAATGCATATTGGCAGCATCCAAAGTTGGAAAAACACACGAGGAGCTTCCTTATGTTGCTGCAGCACGGTACATTGCCTGGATTTTGAGTCCTCTTGGTAAATCTCACCATGCCTCGCTGACTGATTGTTTAATTAAAGCATCAGAGTCTTTGGGTTTAAAGCAATTTGGCTCTGGTTCACATGACAAGGAAATACATGGCTACAAGAAGAAACTCAAG AACCGAAATTGTGTGAAGAGGAATCTGCTTCCATTGCAGTCTGGCTCAATGGATTCAGTAATATATACACAAGGTATTGCAATGAAACAAGTGAAACAAAACCATCTTGTGGTCTTAATCTGCAGAAAAATGTCTTGTTTCGGAGAATCCCACTAG